In the genome of Acidobacteriota bacterium, the window GTTGGTCGACGCCGCCTCAAGCCTTTCGCGCTGAGCGGTCATTCCCTGCGACGAGATCTTGAATATCGTGTAAAGTGACATCTCTATTTGCCCTCACGTATCGCCGTACGAAGAAGTTTTAATCGGGACTGCAGCATCTTCGCTCCGAAATTGAAGCTGCTGCCGGCCTGGGCGAGTTCTGCCATCTCCCGGCCTGTATCAACGGTGTTGCCGTCCATTCCGACGGTTGTCACTGGCTGCTCAATAACGTTGGGCCGGCTGGCCATCTTCAATTGATTCTGCTGGTACGGAGGCAAGGAGCTTTCGCGGGCAGCATCTTTCAGGAAGTCCTCGAAATCGACCTCCTTTGCGATATAGCCCGGCGTGTCGGCATTTGCGATATTGCCCGCGATAGTCTGCGACCTCAGGCTCTGTACATCCAGAAATGTTTGCAGCAGATTTGTTACGTTATCAGTACCCAATAATCCCATTGACACGCCTCCGCATATTACGCTTAGCAAAGGCCGTGCCTTAGTAAAACCGCTGAAAAACCGATATCTTTTCAAGGAAAACGGTTGTTTAGGCCCGATAGGTGTCGGAGAGGATAGAATGAGATGTCATTTTGTTGACACCCGAATCCGTAGTACATTACAAGGAATAAAGCGTTCGGTACGACATTCCGGTGCTTTTATTTCGTCGGTTCCATCATGAAAGCTAGAATTCTGGTAGTCGAAGACGATACACGGCTTCGCAATTTGTTGGTTGAGGCTCTCACGCAAGAGGGCCATGACCTGACGAGCGCTGAATCCGCTGAGGCCGCGATCGATATCCTGAAAGACGAGGGTTTTCACGTTCTATTAACGGACGTGAATCTGCCCGGAAAGAGCGGTCTTGAGCTTCTACCGATCTGCCTACAGCTTCATCCGTTTACTTACATGATAGTAATGACGGGCTATGCATCGATCGATATGGCGGTCGAGGCGATGAAGCTCGGTGCTGCGGATTTCCTGCGGAAACCTATCTCTTTAAAAGATCTCAGCGGTGCGGTCCAGGTTGCGCTCAAGCGGATCGAAACTCCTGAGCCGCTGGTTCCGGCGCGGAACGCCTCAAATCCCGAGATCATCGCGACTTCCGTCGTAATGCTCAACGTCCTGGAGCAGGTCAACGTCATTGCTCCGTACAAGATCAACGTGCTGGTGACGGGAGAGACCGGAACCGGTAAGGAACTGATCGCAAAAGCCATACACAATGCCAGCGACCGGGCTAAGAGTAACTTTATCGCGATGAACTGTGCCGCGATCCCGGAACAGCTTCTCGAAGACGAACTTTTCGGCCACATTAAAGGAGCATTTACTGGAGCCCACACCGACCGAAAGGGCCGGTTCGAACAGGCGGACGGCGGGACGCTTTTCATGGATGAGATCGGCGATATGAACCTCGCCCTGCAGGCGAAGCTCTTGAGAATACTGCAGGAAAGCGAATTTGAAAGGCTCGGCTCGTCGAAGACTATTAAGGTCGATGTTCGAGTAGTTGCAGCGACAAGCGCCGACCTTGAGAAAAAGATGGCGGACGGTTCGTTCCGGGCTGACCTGTATCATCGGCTGAACGTGGTTCATCTCAGCGTGCCGGCACTTCGTGAGCGGCCGGACGATATTTTGCCGATCGCACAAGGGCTACTCGACCGGTTTTGCAAAATGACGGGCCTGCCGCCGAAACGCATTGCCGACGAAACGTATCATTCGCTGATCTCATACAGTTTCCCCGGCAATGTCCGCCAGCTGCAAAATGCTATGGAGCGCGCGGCCGTCTTCTCTGGCATGGGGACTGAAGTAAAGCTTGAGCACCTGCCCGAGGAGATCCGGAACCAGACGAGCCTGTTCCAAATGAGCCTCGGCGCGAGCTATGTTCCGCGGTCGATACCGGACGAGGGAATCGATTTCTCAGAGGTCGTCTCGCAGATCGAGCGCGAGCTGCTGCTCCAGACCCTCGACAAGACCGGCGGCAACAAAATGCAGGCCGCCAAGCTCCTCAACATGAAGCGCACGACCCTCGTCGAAAAGATCAAACGCCTCAACATCGAAACCGGCCCCGATGACGAAATTTCTGCACCTTAAAACGTCAGCCCAAAGTGAATTTTTGTGTTTTTTCACTTTTTGCCAAACTTTACCAAAAAATACCGCATAAAAAGTGTGAATCGATTCACACTTTTGCATAGTTGAAGGTTGAAAGGTAGATAAATACTGGCTTCCAGCGATCCCCGGACGTCCACGAGGGCCAAAAACCGGATGTGCGTTGGTAGAGGAAAAAGCAGGGTTTTGGGGTGGTTTTGCGAAAATTGGTAGAGGTATTTGGCAGATAGGTCAAAGGTGTCCGAAACTCCCCTCCTTACGCGGTTGCGGGCCCACCGCAACACTGGCACGTTTTCTGTGCCAGAACGAGCGGTGGCACCCGCTTCGGGTGACGGGGTGGTTCTCTGCGGCCGGGGATTAGAATCGTGCGGTTTCTCGGAGAAAAGGGAAAAGGGGTAACTTCATAGATGACCCCATTTTCTTTCTGACCCCATTCTTTCAAGTCAGCCGCCTTTAGAATGAGCCTAAAAGGATGTCGCAAGAATTCTTGATGGCTTTTCGTGTTTTGGGGACGCCAGAAAAGTCTGCAAAAGGGTAAGATGTGTCTGCGGAAAATTCTCACCAAGGTGAACAGAGCTTTTTTAGAGAAAAAGACCGTCGGAAATAAACAAACAAGGAAGGAAACGAATGAACAAAAGGTTTTTGGCTTTGGGCGGTGTGCTTGCCGTCTTGATAGGACTTATGAGTTGCTCGCGTGTTTCGGAAAAAGTGAGCGACAAAAACGCCGCTCCGCAAACCACCATTGAGGAATTCGCAATCGAAGATTTTGCTAAAAAATATACGGAATTGCCCGGTCGGTTGGATAAGTATCAAGGCAAAAAGGTAAAGATCCATGGATATTCAACGATCAAACCCGACACCGTGAAGCCCGGTTCGGTAGACGAAGTATATCTCGAGATATTTCGCGACACCACCAAATCGATTAATGGCGAAATGACCTGTAAGTCCGAGTTTTCGTATTTCGTCGGGTTACTCGATCAGAAGAAGTTCGAGATCGGCAGTTCCTACAAATTGACTATCGATGCGACATACCGAGATGGGGGCTTACGCCAATGTACGTTCACCGAGATCGTTAAGGTCCCGTCGGGAATGACCAAGGCTGAGCTGGACTCGTCCGCAAAATAATTCGGCGACCAATCACTAACATCCAATTCTTTCATAAACAAACCGGAAGAACGTCCGGAGTCTACAGGAAACATCAATAATGAAGAAACTACTCACGACCTTCGGAGCAATTTTCGTACTATCGCTCGCAATCTCTGACGCATTCGCCAATCGTCAGGGCTCATTTGGCACTTTTTATTTCTCCGATCAGCCATTTGTCAGCGGCGGCGGCACCGCTGGGAGCAAAGCATCATTTTCGTCAAGTGAATTTGTCTACGCAAGACTGGTTCTAAAAAGCGGAACGGTGAGGTCGATATTGAATCCCGCCCCGCCGAGAAAGGTGGAAAAAGGTTCGCCAGTCGATAGTGTCGATGGCTATTCTGTCCCGCTAAACGTTTTTTATATGGCCAACGGGGAACAAACAAAACTCAGCTATCGTCCCAATTACGTTGTTCTCAGCGAGAGTGATCTTGACAAGTCGTACCTAGATTTTGACCTGCTGCCCGCTCCCGACAAGGCGTCAACCGTGATCTATGACGGTGAGAATAAGCCGGCCCGTATGATCTATGATTTTCTTCTCAAAGCCGACGAAGGAAGTTACAAAATGGGTGTTCAGATCAGTGCCCGCGGTACGGATTTTCGAGGAGATGAGACGCCATCGTCTTCTTGGGCAAAGATCGGCGGCGAATTTTCATTCACATTTCGCGGTAGTGATTTCAGGGCAATAAGTGCGAATGGCGAAAGATTGGCCAACGAGTTTGCCGGCCGTGCCGAGCGAGCTAAAAAAGCAAACGAGCCGCTTCCGAAAGAGTGGGCAATGAAATCTAATCCGGTAGCGGGTGGATTTACCGAGGCCAGCGTAAAGAGCATGTATCTCAATGGATTTTCGGATGGTGGCGGATCAGATCTGAATGTCGTAAGATTCTACGCCGCATCGGCGTTATCCGCTTCGTGGTTGATCACCAAAAATGACCTAGGAATCCCGAAATATCGAAAATTTAGTCAGACTTACATCATCTTCTTTCGTAATCTCAAAAGCGGTAACTGTTTCTACGAACCCATCGGGCTTTATCAGAACTACGCGGGCGGCGGAACTTACGGCGAAACACTGATCGATCGTGGTTGGGGTTACAAGTCGATGACCTGCGACAAGTTGGGATTAAAATAGGACAAAATTACGAAAAACTACATCCGCCGGGCTGATAAATCGAGGATCCGGGGTCAGAAAAATGGGTCATCTATGAAGTTAAGCCATGAGTCAAGCGCACTTCGTCGGTCGCACCGAGTTTTGGTGTGATTCGAAGTCATGTTCGTTTCGACAATAACCAACCCGCCTCCTTTTATTGTTAGATTTACTTTCAGTTCGCACCGCCGTTTGTGGCGAGTGCCATCATCTATTTGCACAGATTTAACTGGCTACATGAAACTAGATCGGCTCATCCCGACGCTTTATCGAGATGGCTGGCCGTGCCATCAGACCTTCAGAGACTGAAGATTTCTCTTCACCTCTCCTGACCCCTCACAGGCCAACTGCCCCGCCGGTTGCAAACTGTTCGTAGCTGATGTTGTCCGAAGCATGACGTAACAGTTGATGAGCAGTTGCGGCGCGCGACTTTTGCTTTCGGGGGCCGCGTCGACGGCGAGTGCCTGTCGCAGTCGGGGGAGCAGATGCCTCGGAGTCCGGCCAGCTGGGAGCCTATTCTCTTCTCGCCGGAGCTTTTTCCAGCGGGTCCAGTCCGCGGCCTGGGGGGGGGTGGGGGCCCGAGCGTCGAGGGCGTCTTTGCATCTTTGCAGTTGCGCAAAGGCCGCTACTCAGTGCCTTCCAGGGCCCGAGTCGTTCTTGTGTCGGACAAGCAGCTCCTGACCCTCGGATCACCTACTTCCTTCGTTTTCAAAGAGCGGTGCCACCTCGTCTCCAAACTTGCGATAAAACGCCCAAAGACTGCTTGTCGGAGGGGGGGCCCCCCCCCCCCGCCGTCTGCTCGTATGGGTGAAAATCAACCCCGAGGAGCTGTGATTCCACGGGTCAGTTTCTTGTCAAAACTCTGAGTGTTTTCTAACACTCGACTCCGATGGAATCAACTTCATAACATCAGACCTGCATTATTGCGATTCCATGATTTCAGCGACGCTTACATTCCAGTTATGAGCTCCAGTCAAAAATTCCGACTGTATGAGAGGCCTTTTGTGTTTTCTTTTAGGTAGGCGTTACTGCTGGCGTGGCCTTTGCCTAGGGTTTTTAGGGCTTCGGCGGATTGGTCGCGGCTGGCGGTTAGGAGCGAGCGGGTTTTTTGGTCCTGGACTAGGGTTGAATTGGCTAGTTCGATGACGCGGTTGGTGATGTCGAATTGGTTGACGTTCTCGCCGGCGGCTTCGAGGTTGCCGCGGAGTTCACTGATCTGGCGGTGATAGGTTTCGAGGCGTTTGCCGATGGCGGCCCGTTCCGAGACGATGTCCCAGATCTTGAGAAATTTGCCTTCCTGTGCCGCTGCCGTTTCCTGGCGGGCGAGGGCGAGGAGCTGTTCGAGGTCGCTGCACTGGGCACCGAGCAGTTCGATCAGCGATTCGGAATTGTCCTTGACCTTATCGGATGTCGTCATAACAGATCTCTCAGATCAGCGGATAACTGCGTTGTCTCTAACCTCTTTCTTTGAGTTCCTGGCGTTCGTGCTTTGCGCCTTTGCGAGAGACGCGGTGCTAAACGATAATTTCCCGCAAACTCGCTAAGCTGCAAACCTAAGGCCGCAGAGAAGAATTTTTTAACCAACCATTGCAAAACCGCGGCTTTCCCCGGCCGTTCCGGACGGAGGTGTTACTGAACTTGCTGCATTCACCTGCCAGGCGTCGCGGACCGGAACGAGCAGATCGCCTGCCTTTCGCATCATTTGGGCGTCCGTTTTGGCACTTGCCTTGAGCACCATCGCTGTAATTGCGCGATACAGGTTATCCAGGTTCACTGCAACATCCTGGCCTTTTTCAAAATCGAGGATCGACTGCAAATACGTCAGGATGTCGAGAGCCCGTCGCGAATGTTCACCTTTTGCGACCAGATCGCCGGCCTCAATATCGAGAGCCGTTAGATTCAGAAACTTGATAGCACCGTCATAAAGCATCACGACCTGACGTATCGGATCGGTTTCGGTGTTTGCCTGCCGGCCGTAACTGGAGATTCCTTTTGGTTGAGCGTACATGTTTTTTATCGTTCGGGTGAACGTAAGCAACATATCGGCTGATCGCTCGAAACCTTTAGCTCATAGTCAGTTACGAATTCTTGTTCGCATTATTTAGCGAGGTAATAATGTTTCCCAGGGCCGTCCCCTGCCCGTTGAGCTGGCCGATCGCCGCATCGGCTACCGAGAATCGCTTCGTCAGGGTCGCCTTTAGCTGCTGGAGGGCGGCGAGACGGTCTGAGATGCGGGCATTCAGCCCGGTGACCGACGATTGATAGCCGGTTATTGCGTTCTGCACGCTGCCGGTAATGCTGTCGCTCAGGCTTTTTGAGACCGTATTGAATTTTTCGAATAGCCCTTCCTGGGCGTCTGCCGCACCGAAGAGAAGCGCTTTCACATCGTCAGGATTCGTTTTAAGCTTTTCGTTGAACGTCGCGGAATTGAGCACGAGGTTACCGTTCTCATCCTTTGTGATCCCAAGATCGGTAAGCGCGGTAAAGGCTCCTCCGTTGTTCAGCGAGAGGCTGCTCGTTGCATCACGAAGCTGGCGCTGGACGTTTCGCATCGTTGAATCACCCGCCAGAACTCCGGTCGGCCGATCTTTTGAGTCCTTCTTGTATTGGTTGGCGATAGCTTCCTGGATGGTATTGTAGGCGGTGATAAAACCGCGGAGCTTATTCTCGATATCCGTCGATTGCGTCACTCCGACGCTTGTCGAACCGGCCTTTTTCAAATTGAGCGTGACGCCGGCAACGGCATCAGAAACTGTGTTTGTCGAACGCGTTATCGAAAGGCCGTTGATGGTCAGCTGTGCGTCAAGCTTCGCAACGTCCGCATCCGGCGGAT includes:
- the fliD gene encoding flagellar filament capping protein FliD; protein product: MATTSFSGVGSGIDFSVIRDAILDQRTRPVTQMQTKVSEYNSRIESLKQLNTALAALTTASEALINRDLGNGRSASSTDSSIITASANSSANIGSFDVTVGRLASNLAQASRSFSSTTTAVLAGGATTATFELRKGGAATGTAITIDSQNNTLEGLRDAINAANAGVTASIVDVNGDGTGNQLVLNSKDTGAVGRVELVETTATGTLTDLNIRSLNPPDADVAKLDAQLTINGLSITRSTNTVSDAVAGVTLNLKKAGSTSVGVTQSTDIENKLRGFITAYNTIQEAIANQYKKDSKDRPTGVLAGDSTMRNVQRQLRDATSSLSLNNGGAFTALTDLGITKDENGNLVLNSATFNEKLKTNPDDVKALLFGAADAQEGLFEKFNTVSKSLSDSITGSVQNAITGYQSSVTGLNARISDRLAALQQLKATLTKRFSVADAAIGQLNGQGTALGNIITSLNNANKNS
- the flgB gene encoding flagellar basal body rod protein FlgB, with translation MGLLGTDNVTNLLQTFLDVQSLRSQTIAGNIANADTPGYIAKEVDFEDFLKDAARESSLPPYQQNQLKMASRPNVIEQPVTTVGMDGNTVDTGREMAELAQAGSSFNFGAKMLQSRLKLLRTAIREGK
- the fliS gene encoding flagellar export chaperone FliS, coding for MYAQPKGISSYGRQANTETDPIRQVVMLYDGAIKFLNLTALDIEAGDLVAKGEHSRRALDILTYLQSILDFEKGQDVAVNLDNLYRAITAMVLKASAKTDAQMMRKAGDLLVPVRDAWQVNAASSVTPPSGTAGESRGFAMVG
- a CDS encoding sigma-54-dependent Fis family transcriptional regulator, with product MKARILVVEDDTRLRNLLVEALTQEGHDLTSAESAEAAIDILKDEGFHVLLTDVNLPGKSGLELLPICLQLHPFTYMIVMTGYASIDMAVEAMKLGAADFLRKPISLKDLSGAVQVALKRIETPEPLVPARNASNPEIIATSVVMLNVLEQVNVIAPYKINVLVTGETGTGKELIAKAIHNASDRAKSNFIAMNCAAIPEQLLEDELFGHIKGAFTGAHTDRKGRFEQADGGTLFMDEIGDMNLALQAKLLRILQESEFERLGSSKTIKVDVRVVAATSADLEKKMADGSFRADLYHRLNVVHLSVPALRERPDDILPIAQGLLDRFCKMTGLPPKRIADETYHSLISYSFPGNVRQLQNAMERAAVFSGMGTEVKLEHLPEEIRNQTSLFQMSLGASYVPRSIPDEGIDFSEVVSQIERELLLQTLDKTGGNKMQAAKLLNMKRTTLVEKIKRLNIETGPDDEISAP